A stretch of Henckelia pumila isolate YLH828 chromosome 4, ASM3356847v2, whole genome shotgun sequence DNA encodes these proteins:
- the LOC140863322 gene encoding glutamate synthase 1 [NADH], chloroplastic isoform X1 has translation MSVASGSGVRVKGGGLIDGSVKAVSAPSHQLNAVAALSRRGRVSRGFWAKRSVNLDKNFVRGTSLRSGVASASGVGSGSERLHLWQTDGPGRAPKLRVVVKNALSQVPEKPLGLYDPAFDKDSCGVGFVAELSGESSRKTVTDAIEMLVRMSHRGACGCETNTGDGAGILVGLPHAFYKEVAKDAGFELPAPGEYAVGMFFLPTSDSRRDQSKIIFTKVAESLGHTVLGWRPVPTDNSGLGKSALQTEPVIEQVFLTPTPRSKVDFEQQMYILRRVSMVAIRAALNLQHGGVKDFYICSLSSRTVVYKGQLKPNQLKEYYHADLGNERFTSYMALIHSRFSTNTFPSWDRAQPMRVLGHNGEINTLRGNVNWMKAREGLLKCKELGLSKTEMKKILPIVDASSSDSGAFDGVLELLVRAGRSLPEAIMMMIPEAWQNDKNMDPHRKSLYEYFSALMEPWDGPALISFTDGRYLGATLDRNGLRPGRFYVTHSGRVIMASEVGVVDIPPEDVSRKGRLNPGMMLLVDFENHVVVDDEALKQQYSLARPYGDWLKRQKIQLKDIVESVRESDRIPPPIAGVVPVSRNDENMEHMGIHGLLAPLKAFGYTVESLEMLLLPMAKDGIEALGSMGNDAPLAVMSDREKLTFEYFKQMFAQVTNPPIDPIREKIVTSMECMIGPEGDLTETTEEQCHRLSLKGPLLSIDEMEAIKRMSYRGWRSKVLDITYSKDRGRKGLEETLDRICSEAHNAIKEGYTALVLSDRAFSPKRVAVSSLMAIGAVHHHLVKKLERTRVALIVESAEPREVHHFCTLVGFGADAICPYLAVEAIWRLQVDGKIPPKATGEFHSKDELVRKYFNASNYGMMKVLAKMGISTLASYKGAQIFEAVGLSSEVMERCFTGTPSRVEGATFEALAQDALELHELAFPTRALPPGSAEAVALPNPGDYHWRKGGELHLNDPLAMAKLQEAARSNSVAAYKEYSKLIQELNKSCNLRGLLKFKEAEVKVPIEEVQPASEIVQRFCTGAMSYGSISLEAHTTLAIAMNKIGGKSNTGEGGEQPSRMEPLADGSRNPRRSAIKQVASGRFGVSSYYLTNADELQIKMAQGAKPGEGGELPGHKVIGDIAVTRNSTAGVGLISPPPHHDIYSIEDLAQLIHDLKNANPGARISVKLVSEAGVGVIASGVVKGHADHVLISGHDGGTGASRWTGIKSAGLPWELGLAETHQTLVANDLRGRTVLQTDGQLKTGRDVAIAALLGAEEFGFSTAPLITLGCIMMRKCHKNTCPVGIATQDPVLREKFAGEPEHVINFFFMLAEEVREIMSQLGFRTLNEMVGRSDMLELDKDVANNNEKLKNIDLSLLLRPAADIRPDAAQFCVQKQDHGLDMALDNKLIALAHPALEKSLPVYIESPICNVNRTVGTMLSHEVTKRYHMVGLPSDTIHIKLSGSAGQSLGAFLCSGITLELEGDSNDYVGKGLSGGRIVVYPPKESKFDPKENIVIGNVALYGATNGEAYFNGMAAERFAVRNSGAKAVVEGVGDHGCEYMTGGTVVVLGETGRNFAAGMSGGIAYVLDVDSKFRNRCNSELVDLDPVIEEDDILTLRMMIQQHQRHTSSKLAKQVLTDFESLLPKFIKVFPRDYKQVLASKKAEEISKAASKKSAREAEVQEEAELMEKDAFEELKKLAAGSVSQKSSQVEEEISKRPTRVPDAVKHRGFVAYEREGVSYRDPNVRMNDWNEVMEEMKPGPLLKTQAARCMDCGTPFCHQENSGCPLGNKIPEFNELVYQNRWREALDRLLETNNFPEFTGRVCPAPCEGSCVLGIIENPVSIKSIECSIIDKAFEEGWMVPRPPLKRTGKRVAIIGSGPAGLAAADQLNRLGHTVTVFERADRIGGLMMYGVPNMKTDKIDVVQRRVNLMEKEGVNFVVNANVGKDPSYSIDKLHEESDAIVLAVGATKPRDLPVPGRDLSGVHFAMEFLHSNTKSLLDSNLQDGKYISAKDKKVVVIGGGDTGTDCIGTSIRHGCSNLVNLELLPEPPRTRAAGNPWPQWPRIFRVDYGHQEATTKFGKDPRSYQVLTKRFIGDEKGAVKGLEVVHVHWEKDASGKFQFKEVEGSEEIIEADLVLLAMGFLGPESTLADKLELERDNRSNLKAEYGRFATSVKGVFAAGDCRRGQSLVVWAISEGRQAASQVDKYLMKDDSESTVGEKHGEFVKVQQQDRQTVRTIL, from the exons ATGTCGGTGGCTTCGGGATCTGGGGTCCGAGTCAAAGGCGGTGGGCTTATCGATGGTTCGGTGAAGGCGGTGAGCGCGCCGAGCCACCAGCTTAATGCGGTGGCGGCATTGAGCCGGAGAGGGAGGGTTTCCCGGGGATTTTGGGCGAAGAGGAGTGTCAATCTGGATAAGAATTTTGTGCGCGGTACGAGTCTGCGGAGTGGTGTTGCTTCTGCTTCAGGTGTAGGTTCCGGCTCGGAGAGGCTGCATCTGTGGCAGACCGATGGTCCGGGCCGGGCTCCGAAGCTGCGGGTGGTTGTGAAAAATGCGCTTTCTCAGGTGCCGGAAAAGCCACTCGGTCTTTATGACCCGGCTTTCGATAAAGACTCGTGTGGTGTGGGGTTTGTGGCCGAGCTTTCCGGCGAAAGTAGCCGTAAAACG GTGACTGATGCTATTGAAATGCTAGTGCGCATGTCACACAGAGGTGCTTGTGGATGTGAAACGAATACTGGAGATGGAGCTGGAATTCTTGTGGGCCTTCCTCATGCTTTCTACAAAGAG GTTGCGAAAGATGCTGGCTTTGAGCTACCTGCACCTGGTGAATATGCGGTTGGCATGTTTTTCTTGCCTACTTCAGATAGTAGGAGGGATCAGAGTAAAATTATATTCACTAAG GTGGCTGAATCACTTGGCCATACAGTTCTTGGGTGGCGACCAGTCCCCACAGATAACTCAGGATTGGGCAAGTCTGCTCTGCAGACTGAACCCGTTATTGAACAAGTTTTCCTTACCCCAACTCCCAGGTCGAAGGTGGATTTTGAACAGCAG ATGTATATATTAAGAAGGGTTTCCATGGTAGCCATCCGAGCTGCTTTGAACCTTCAACACGGTGGCGTCAAGGATTTCTATATATGCTCTTTGTCATCGAG GACTGTCGTCTACAAAGGTCAATTGAAGCCTAACCAGTTAAAGGAATACTACCATGCGGATCTTGGCAATGAAAGGTTTACGAGCTACATGGCCCTg ATACACTCTAGGTTCTCGACAAACACATTCCCCAGCTGGGATCGTGCTCAACCAATGCGTGTCCTTGGGCACAATGGGGAAATTAACACGCTTAGGGGAAATGTCAACTG GATGAAAGCTCGTGAAGGTCTTTTAAAGTGCAAGGAGCTTGGCTTGTCAAAGACGGAGATGAAGAAGATTCTACCTATTGTAGATGCTAGCTCGTCAGATTCAG GTGCCTTTGATGGTGTGCTTGAGCTTTTGGTTCGAGCTGGTAGAAGTCTCCCTGAAGCTATAATGATGATGATTCCTGAAGCTTGGCAGAATGATAAGAACATGGATCCTCATCGGAAGTCCTTGTACGAATATTTCTCTGCTCTTATGGAACCATGGGATGGCCCTGCTCTTATATCAT TTACTGACGGACGGTATCTTGGAGCAACATTGGATCGGAATGGATTACGTCCTGGTCGCTTTTATGTGACACACAGTGGGAGAGTTATTATGGCAAGTGAAGTTGGAGTGGTTGATATTCCCCCAGAGGATGTCTCCAGGAAAGGGAGACTTAATCCTGGTATGATGCTCCTCGTGGACTTTGAGAATCATGTTGTTGTAGATGATGAAGCCTTGAAGCAACAATATTCGCTTGCAAGGCCTTATGGTGACTGGCTAAAAAGGCAAAAGATACAATTGAAAGACATTGTTGAATCTGTCCGGGAATCTGACCGTATTCCTCCTCCCATAGCTGGAGTTGTACCG GTATCTCGCAACGACGAAAACATGGAACACATGGGTATCCATGGTTTATTGGCTCCACTGAAGGCATTTGG TTACACAGTTGAATCTTTAGAAATGCTGTTACTACCCATGGCGAAAGACGGCATTGAGGCCCTTGGGTCTATGGGAAATGATGCTCCACTGGCCGTGATGTCTGATAGGGAAAAGCTTActtttgaatattttaagcaGATGTTTGCTCAGGTCACAAATCCTCCAATCGATCCCATTAGGGAGAAGATAGTTACCTCGATGGAATGCATGATTGGTCCAGAAGGTGATCTCACAGAGACTACCGAAGAGCAGTGCCATCGTCTATCATTAAAAGGTCCTCTCCTATCAATTGATGAAATGGAAGCAATAAAAAGAATGAGTTACAGAGGCTGGAGAAGCAAAGTTCTAGATATCACGTACTCCAAGGACCGTGGTAGGAAGGGCTTGGAGGAGACATTAGACAGGATATGTTCGGAGGCACATAATGCAATCAAGGAGGGTTATACTGCACTAGTGCTTTCTGACCGAG CTTTCTCACCGAAGCGTGTTGCAGTAAGTTCCCTTATGGCCATTGGTGCTGTCCATCATCATTTAGTGAAGAAACTTGAGCGAACCCGAGTTGCATTGATTGTTGAATCTGCCGAGCCCCGTGAAGTACACCATTTTTGTACACTTGTAGGATTTGGTGCAGATGCAATCTGCCCTTATTTGGCGGTTGAGGCCATTTGGAGATTGCAAGTTGATGGTAAAATTCCGCCCAAAGCAACTGGTGAGTTCCACTCGAAGGATGAGCTTGTCAGGAAATATTTCAATGCCAGCAACTATGGCATGATGAAAGTCCTTGCCAAGATGGGTATATCGACTTTGGCCTCATACAAGGGAGCACAAATCTTTGAGGCAGTGGGTCTATCATCAGAGGTGATGGAACGATGCTTCACTGGAACCCCTAGCAGAGTTGAGGGTGCCACTTTTGAAGCCCTTGCGCAGGATGCACTCGAGTTGCATGAGCTGGCTTTCCCAACACGTGCGTTGCCACCTGGTAGTGCTGAGGCTGTTGCACTCCCTAATCCAGGTGATTATCACTGGAGGAAAGGTGGTGAATTGCACCTGAACGATCCTCTTGCCATGGCAAAGTTGCAAGAAGCTGCCAGGTCTAACAGCGTGGCTGCTTACAAAGAATATTCTAAGCTCATCCAAGAATTGAACAAGTCCTGCAATTTAAGGGGACTTCTGAAATTTAAAGAGGCTGAAGTAAAGGTACCTATTGAAGAAGTTCAGCCAGCTAGTGAGATTGTACAACGGTTTTGTACCGGTGCCATGAGCTATGGATCAATATCATTGGAGGCACATACAACTCTAGCTATTGCTATGAACAAAATTGGGGGAAAGTCCAACACTG GTGAGGGAGGTGAACAACCATCTCGAATGGAACCGCTTGCAGATGGTTCAAGGAATCCAAGGAGGAGTGCTATTAAGCAGGTTGCCAGCGGCAGATTTGGAGTTTCTAGCTATTATCTGACAAATGCTGATGAATTACAGATAAAAATGGCTCAG GGAGCAAAGCCTGGTGAAGGGGGTGAACTTCCAGGGCACAAAGTTATTGGCGACATTGCTGTCACTCGGAATTCCACTGCTGGCGTGGGGCTTATCAGTCCACCTCCTCATCATGACATTTATTCAATTGAAGATCTTGCACAATTGATTCATGACCTTAAG AATGCAAATCCCGGGGCTCGCATTAGCGTGAAGCTTGTTTCTGAAGCTGGTGTTGGAGTGATTGCTAGTGGGGTTGTTAAGGGCCATGCTGATCACGTCTTGATCTCTGGTCATGATGGAGGTACGGGAGCTTCGAGATGGACTGGGATCAAGAGTGCTGGTCTTCCTTGGGAGCTTGGTCTTGCAGAGACCCACCAAACATTAGTTGCTAATGATCTTCGTGGTCGAACTGTTCTTCAAACAGATGGCCAACTTAAAACTGGAAGAGACGTGGCCATTGCTGCCCTTCTTGGTGCAGAGGAGTTCGGTTTTAGCACAGCTCCTCTCATAACTCTGGGTTGTATCATGATGAGGAAGTGCCATAAAAACACTTGCCCTGTTGGTATTGCCACTCAAGATCCAGTTCTTAGGGAAAAGTTTGCCGGTGAACCAGAACATGTCATCAATTTCTTCTTCATGCTTGCGGAAGAAGTGAGGGAGATAATGTCTCAGCTTGGATTTCGAACTCTCAACGAAATGGTTGGCCGCTCAGACATGCTTGAACTGGATAAAGATGTTGCTAACAACAATGAGAAGCTTAAGAACATTGATCTTTCCTTGTTACTCCGACCAGCTGCTGATATTAGGCCAGATGCTGCTCAGTTTTGTGTGCAGAAACAGGATCATGGTTTGGACATGGCTTTAGATAACAAACTTATAGCATTAGCCCATCCTGCCTTGGAGAAAAGTCTTCCTGTATACATTGAATCACCAATCTGCAACGTAAACCGAACCGTTGGAACCATGTTAAGCCACGAAGTGACAAAGCGCTACCATATGGTGGGACTTCCTTCAGATACAATCCACATCAAACTAAGTGGAAGTGCAGGCCAGAGTCTTGGAGCTTTTCTCTGTTCCGGAATCACCCTTGAGCTTGAAGGTGATAGTAATGATTATGTTGGAAAAGGCTTGTCAGGTGGAAGAATTGTTGTGTATCCGCCTAAAGAAAGCAAATTTGATCCAAAGGAGAATATTGTCATTGGAAATGTCGCCCTGTATGGGGCCACTAATGGAGAGGCTTACTTTAATGGGATGGCAGCAGAAAGGTTTGCCGTTCGGAACTCTGGAGCTAAAGCAGTAGTGGAAGGTGTGGGGGATCACGGCTGTGAGTATATGACTGGTGGAACTGTCGTCGTGCTTGGTGAGACTGGAAGAAACTTTGCTGCTGGTATGAGTGGAGGCATTGCATATGTTCTCGATGTTGATTCGAAGTTCAGAAATCGGTGCAACTCTGAGTTGGTGGATCTTGATCCAGTAATCGAAGAGGATGATATTTTGACGCTTCGAATGATGATACAACAGCATCAACGTCACACAAGCAGCAAATTGGCGAAACAAGTTCTTACTGATTTTGAGTCTCTTCTGCCAAAATTCATCAAGGTCTTTCCTCGTGATTATAAACAAGTTCTTGCAAGCAAGAAAGCAGAGGAAATTTCAAAAGCAGCTTCAAAAAAATCTGCCAGAGAAGCTGAGGTGCAAGAAGAGGCAGAGTTGATGGAGAAAGATGCTTTTGAAGAGCTTAAGAAGTTGGCAGCTGGATCTGTCAGTCAAAAATCCAGCCAA GTTGAAGAAGAAATATCAAAGAGGCCGACTCGTGTTCCAGATGCCGTGAAACATAGGGGTTTTGTTGCTTATGAGCGAGAAGGTGTGTCATACAGAGATCCTAATGTTCGAATGAATGACTGGAATGAAGTTATGGAAGAAATGAAACCTGGCCCACTCCTGAAAACACAAGCTGCTCGTTGTATGGACTGTGGTACTCCGTTTTGTCATCAG GAGAACTCTGGATGCCCTCTTGGGAATAAGATACCTGAATTTAAtgagttagtgtaccaaaatagATGGCGTGAAGCATTGGATCGACTTCTGGAGACTAACAATTTCCCAGAGTTCACTGGTCGTGTTTGCCCTGCACCTTGTGAAGGGTCTTGCGTTCTTGGTATCATAGAAAATCCAGTCTCTATCAAAAGTATTGAATGTTCTATCATAGACAAAGCTTTTGAGGAGGGATGGATGGTGCCACGGCCACCTTTGAAGAGAACTGG AAAAAGAGTTGCTATTATTGGAAGTGGACCTGCTGGTTTGGCTGCTGCTGATCAATTAAATCGGCTGGGTCACACTGTAACGGTGTTTGAACGTGCGGATAGAATAGGCGGTCTTATGATGTATGGTGTCCCAAACATGAAGACTGACAAAATTGATGTCGTCCAGAGAAGGGTCAATCTCATGGAAAAAGAAGGTGTCAACTTTGTGGTCAATGCTAATGTTGGAAAAGATCCCTCATACTCGATAGATAAACTTCACGAGGAAAGTGACGCCATTGTTTTGGCTGTAGGAGCCACAAAACCGAG GGACCTTCCTGTTCCTGGACGAGACCTTTCTGGAGTCCATTTTGCTATGGAGTTTCTGCATTCAAATACAAAAAGCTTGCTTGATAGCAATCTTCAGGATGGCAAGTACATCTCCGCAAAAGACAAGAAAGTGGTTGTAATTGGTGGAGGTGACACGGGCACCGACTGTATTGGAACATCTATCAGGCATGGCTGCAGTAACCTCGTAAATTTAGAGCTTCTCCCTGAGCCACCGCGTACTAGGGCTGCAGGAAATCCTTGGCCACAG TGGCCCCGTATATTCCGTGTAGACTATGGTCACCAAGAAGCTACTACCAAGTTTGGGAAGGATCCAAGGTCCTATCAGGTGTTGACCAAACGTTTCATAGGAGATGAGAAAGGAGCAGTGAAAGGACTTGAGGTCGTACATGTCCACTGGGAAAAAGACGCGAGTGGAAAGTTTCAATTCAAGGAAGTTGAAGGTTCAGAGGAGATTATCGAAGCTGATCTAGTGCTTCTTGCCATGGGATTCCTCGGGCCTGAATCG ACACTGGCAGACAAATTGGAGCTAGAACGAGACAACAGATCTAACTTAAAAGCCGAGTATGGGCGTTTCGCGACAAGTGTGAAAGGCGTGTTTGCAGCTGGTGATTGCCGAAGGGGTCAATCTCTTGTCGTGTGGGCAATCTCCGAAGGCAGGCAAGCAGCTTCTCAAGTCGACAAGTACCTCATGAAAGACGACTCTGAAAGCACCGTTGGTGAAAAACACGGAGAATTCGTTAAAGTGCAGCAGCAAGACAGGCAAACAGTGAGGACAATTTTGTGA